In Anser cygnoides isolate HZ-2024a breed goose chromosome 31, Taihu_goose_T2T_genome, whole genome shotgun sequence, the following are encoded in one genomic region:
- the LOC136787847 gene encoding adhesion G-protein coupled receptor V1-like isoform X4, which yields MHLALSVLNTHNNGNNAVTNFTFSAWLIPNVSTDGYIVEKDNDNGTLYYGVKIQTNDSHVSVVLHYTALGSNMTYMAKTSVMKYLDENTWLHVLITLDESIIEFYVDGILVLGGMKSLKGEAILDGPGIVRIGAGINGSSRYTGLMQDVRLYERKLTRAEIYELHATPAKSDVHPVSGYLEYWQGEANKSFIVSAKDDKEEEGEELFILKLISVRGGARISQENTTARLRIQKSDNANGLFGFTGACIPETADEGSTISCVVERTRGALDYVYIKYIISQVDSTGINYSVTDFSNSSGTITFVPWQRSEVLNLHVIDDDIPELNEYFRVTLVSAVSGDGKLGSTPTSGASIDPEKETTDISIKASDHPYGLLQFSVGPPPQPGDKMILPASSVPHITIKEEAGHVRLLVVRAQGLLGTVLVEYRTVPVTAFSPKDYQAVVGTLEFQPGERYKYITVNITDNTIPELEKTFKVELLNPEGGVAELFRNDGSGSGDGNMDFFLPTVHQHASLGIASHIVVTIEASDDAHGVFEFSTESLSVNGTEPEDGDSNIMLQVVRTHGALSEVTLYWVIVCDLTEDLVSAYGNVTFDVGQVRANITIQVSPDNVPELDQVFSVLIINVSGGRLGNHTNATLTVLANDDPYGLFIFSERNRPIKVEEETKNISLTIVRLGGLLGTVVVTYRTLGDDEKSPFLPPDVVRAIQGEDYIPITGYVIFAANESEATISLPILDDYDPERSESVFVELNNTVLIDKVQDRPIVNSPRLGSVGETIAHVIINANDDAFGTLQLSASAVRVAENYVGPIINVTRTGGIFADVSVKFKAMPITATAGEDYSVASSDVVLLEGETSKAVPIYIINDINPEVEESFYVQLLNQTTGGALLGSLTRAVITIEASDDPFGSFVFQMTEFTVEEPESGSVPINLPVIRNAGTLGNVTVEWVATIGGHPADEDLQVASGNITFAPGEAFQMLLLEILADDVPEIEEN from the exons ATGCATTTGGCATTATCGGTCCTGAATACCCATAACAATGGAAATAATGCAGTAaccaattttacattttcagcttgGTTAATTCCTAATGTCAGTACAGATGGCTATATAGTTGAAAAGGATAACGATAATGGGACTTTATATTATGGTGTGAAAATTCAGACAAATGATTCTCATGTTTCTGTAGTGCTTCATTATACAGCATTAGGGTCCAATATGACATACATGGCTAAAACATCAGTCATGAAATACCTGGATGAGAATACTTGGCTTCACGTTCTGATTACTCTGGATGAAAGTATAATTGAATTTTACGTTGATGGAATTCTAGTTCTGGGAGGAATGAAGAGTCTAAAAGGAGAAGCAATTCTTGATG GTCCAGGAATAGTAAGAATTGGAGCAGGAATCAACGGCAGCAGTAGGTACACAGGGTTAATGCAGGATGTAAGGCTTTATGAGCGTAAGTTGACACGAGCAGAGATCTATGAACTTCATGCAACTCCTGCAAAAAGTGATGTCCACCCTGTCTCTGGGTATTTGGAGTATTGGCAAGGAGAGGCCAATAAATCATTCATCGTGTCTGCAAAGGATgacaaagaggaagaaggagaagaattaTTCATACTAAAGCTCATTTCTGTGCGTGGTGGAGCTCGAATTTCACaagaaaacaccacagcaagattaagaatacagaaaagtgaTAATGCTAATGGTTTATTTGGCTTCACTGGAGCATGTATCCCTGAG actGCTGATGAAGGTTCCACTATATCCTGTGTTGTGGAGCGTACAAGGGGAGCCCTAGACTATGTGTATATAAAGTACATTATCTCACAGGTTGATTCCACTGGCATTAATTACTCTGTTACCGATTTTTCTAATAGCAGTGGCACTATCACATTCGTTCCTTGGCAGAGATCAGAG GTGTTAAATTTGCATGTTATTGATGATGACATTCCGGAGTTAAATGAATATTTCCGTGTGACATTAGTCTCTGCAGTGTCTGGAGATGGGAAACTAGGTTCAACTCCTACCAGTGGAGCAAGTATAGATCCAGAAAAGGAAACTACTGATATCAGCATCAAAGCCAGTGACCACCCATACG GTCTGCTCCAGTTCTCTGTGGGGCCACCTCCTCAGCCAGGTGATAAAATGATTCTTCCAGCCTCTTCTGTGCCCCATATTACTATTAAAGAAGAAGCTGGACACGTCAGATTACTGGTAGTTCGTGCACAAGGCCTTCTTGGAACAGTTCTGGTGGAATACAGAACAGTGCCAGTCACAGCTTTCAGTCCCAAAGATTATCAG GCTGTTGTGGGTACACTGGAATTTCAGCCAGGAGAAAGATACAAGTACATTACTGTTAACATCACTGATAATACTATTCCTGAATTAGAAAAAACGTTTAAAGTGGAGCTGTTGAACCCAGAGGGAGGAG TTGCTGAGCTCTTTAGAAATGATGGCAGTGGTAGTGGTGATGGGAACATGGATTTCTTCCTTCCAACTGTCCATCAGCATG CCAGCTTGGGAATTGCATCCCACATCGTTGTGACTATTGAGGCTTCTGATGATGCTCATGGCGTCTTTGAGTTCAGTACTGAGTCACTCTCGGTAAATGGAACTGAGCCTGAAGATGGAGATAGCAATATTATGTTGCAG GTTGTGAGAACTCATGGGGCCCTGTCTGAGGTGACTCTGTATTGGGTCATAGTCTGTGATCTTACAGAAGACCTGGTCTCTGCATATGGGAATGTAACATTTGATGTTGGCCAAGTGAGAGCAAATATTACCATACAAGTTTCTCCTGACAACGTGCCTGAACTGGATcaggtgttttcagttttgatcaTCAATGTGTCCGGTGGTCGTCTTGGAAATCACACTAATGCAACATTAACAGTTTTAGCTAATGATGATCCATATGGACTGTTCATCTTTTCTGAGAGAAACAGACCAATAAAAGttgaggaagaaacaaaaaatatctcccTGACAATAGTAAGGCTTGGTGGTCTTCTTGGTACAGTAGTGGTTACATACAGAACTTTAGGTGATGATGAAAAGTCACCCTTTCTTCCACCTGATGTTGTTAGAGCAATACAAGGAGAAGATTATATACCCATTACTGGTTATGTGATCTTCGCAGCCAATGAAAGCGAAGCCACAATATCTTTGCCTATTTTGGATGATTATGATCCTGAGAGGTCAGAATCTGTTTTTGTGGAGCTAAACAATACTGTTTTGATCGACAAAGTACAGGATCGGCCAA ttgtAAATTCTCCTCGTCTTGGATCAGTGGGTGAGACTATAGCTCATGTAATTATCAATGCCAATGATGATGCTTTTGGAACACTTCAGCTTTCAGCTTCAGCTGTGCGAGTTGCTGAAAATTATGTTGGACCAATCATTAACGTGACCAGAACTGGGGGAatttttgcagatgtttctgtgaaattcaAAGCTATGCCAATAACTGCAACAGCTG GTGAGGACTACAGTGTAGCCTCATCAGATGTTGTCTTACTAGAAGGAGAAACAAGTAAAGCTGTGCCAATTTATATAATTAATGATATCAATCCTGAAGTTGAGGAGTCCTTTTATGTTCAGCTGCTGAATCAAACGACAGGAGGAGCCTTGCTTGGATCTTTGACGAGGGCAGTCATAACCATTGAGGCTTCTGATGACCCGTTTGGATCCTTTG TGTTCCAGATGACCGAATTTACTGTGGAGGAGCCTGAATCTGGATCAGTACCCATAAATCTGCCAGTAATCCGCAATGCTGGGACACTTGGTAACGTTACTGTTGAGTGGGTTGCTACCATTGGTGGACACCCTGCTGATGAGGACTTGCAGGTTGCCTCAGGCAATATTACTTTTGCCCCTGGGGAAGCCTTTCAGATGCTACTATTGGAAATCCTGGCTGATGATGTTCCAGAAATAGAAGAA AATTAA
- the LOC136787847 gene encoding adhesion G-protein coupled receptor V1-like isoform X2: MHLALSVLNTHNNGNNAVTNFTFSAWLIPNVSTDGYIVEKDNDNGTLYYGVKIQTNDSHVSVVLHYTALGSNMTYMAKTSVMKYLDENTWLHVLITLDESIIEFYVDGILVLGGMKSLKGEAILDGPGIVRIGAGINGSSRYTGLMQDVRLYERKLTRAEIYELHATPAKSDVHPVSGYLEYWQGEANKSFIVSAKDDKEEEGEELFILKLISVRGGARISQENTTARLRIQKSDNANGLFGFTGACIPETADEGSTISCVVERTRGALDYVYIKYIISQVDSTGINYSVTDFSNSSGTITFVPWQRSEVLNLHVIDDDIPELNEYFRVTLVSAVSGDGKLGSTPTSGASIDPEKETTDISIKASDHPYGLLQFSVGPPPQPGDKMILPASSVPHITIKEEAGHVRLLVVRAQGLLGTVLVEYRTVPVTAFSPKDYQAVVGTLEFQPGERYKYITVNITDNTIPELEKTFKVELLNPEGGASLGIASHIVVTIEASDDAHGVFEFSTESLSVNGTEPEDGDSNIMLQVVRTHGALSEVTLYWVIVCDLTEDLVSAYGNVTFDVGQVRANITIQVSPDNVPELDQVFSVLIINVSGGRLGNHTNATLTVLANDDPYGLFIFSERNRPIKVEEETKNISLTIVRLGGLLGTVVVTYRTLGDDEKSPFLPPDVVRAIQGEDYIPITGYVIFAANESEATISLPILDDYDPERSESVFVELNNTVLIDKVQDRPIVNSPRLGSVGETIAHVIINANDDAFGTLQLSASAVRVAENYVGPIINVTRTGGIFADVSVKFKAMPITATAGEDYSVASSDVVLLEGETSKAVPIYIINDINPEVEESFYVQLLNQTTGGALLGSLTRAVITIEASDDPFGSFVFQMTEFTVEEPESGSVPINLPVIRNAGTLGNVTVEWVATIGGHPADEDLQVASGNITFAPGEAFQMLLLEILADDVPEIEEIVRVELTQASNGGAIGLDGVASIIIPANDNPYGTVFFHQSLYRVQEPLERNLLANITVRRSEGRFGQLQIFYSTSETDVVALAVEQGQDILAYYEPPVQGIPDKPSKTRVNVSAASDPVYSCAAQCLKEQACSAFTFSSASGIPLCLWLTSDISPLTNNTSGFRT, from the exons ATGCATTTGGCATTATCGGTCCTGAATACCCATAACAATGGAAATAATGCAGTAaccaattttacattttcagcttgGTTAATTCCTAATGTCAGTACAGATGGCTATATAGTTGAAAAGGATAACGATAATGGGACTTTATATTATGGTGTGAAAATTCAGACAAATGATTCTCATGTTTCTGTAGTGCTTCATTATACAGCATTAGGGTCCAATATGACATACATGGCTAAAACATCAGTCATGAAATACCTGGATGAGAATACTTGGCTTCACGTTCTGATTACTCTGGATGAAAGTATAATTGAATTTTACGTTGATGGAATTCTAGTTCTGGGAGGAATGAAGAGTCTAAAAGGAGAAGCAATTCTTGATG GTCCAGGAATAGTAAGAATTGGAGCAGGAATCAACGGCAGCAGTAGGTACACAGGGTTAATGCAGGATGTAAGGCTTTATGAGCGTAAGTTGACACGAGCAGAGATCTATGAACTTCATGCAACTCCTGCAAAAAGTGATGTCCACCCTGTCTCTGGGTATTTGGAGTATTGGCAAGGAGAGGCCAATAAATCATTCATCGTGTCTGCAAAGGATgacaaagaggaagaaggagaagaattaTTCATACTAAAGCTCATTTCTGTGCGTGGTGGAGCTCGAATTTCACaagaaaacaccacagcaagattaagaatacagaaaagtgaTAATGCTAATGGTTTATTTGGCTTCACTGGAGCATGTATCCCTGAG actGCTGATGAAGGTTCCACTATATCCTGTGTTGTGGAGCGTACAAGGGGAGCCCTAGACTATGTGTATATAAAGTACATTATCTCACAGGTTGATTCCACTGGCATTAATTACTCTGTTACCGATTTTTCTAATAGCAGTGGCACTATCACATTCGTTCCTTGGCAGAGATCAGAG GTGTTAAATTTGCATGTTATTGATGATGACATTCCGGAGTTAAATGAATATTTCCGTGTGACATTAGTCTCTGCAGTGTCTGGAGATGGGAAACTAGGTTCAACTCCTACCAGTGGAGCAAGTATAGATCCAGAAAAGGAAACTACTGATATCAGCATCAAAGCCAGTGACCACCCATACG GTCTGCTCCAGTTCTCTGTGGGGCCACCTCCTCAGCCAGGTGATAAAATGATTCTTCCAGCCTCTTCTGTGCCCCATATTACTATTAAAGAAGAAGCTGGACACGTCAGATTACTGGTAGTTCGTGCACAAGGCCTTCTTGGAACAGTTCTGGTGGAATACAGAACAGTGCCAGTCACAGCTTTCAGTCCCAAAGATTATCAG GCTGTTGTGGGTACACTGGAATTTCAGCCAGGAGAAAGATACAAGTACATTACTGTTAACATCACTGATAATACTATTCCTGAATTAGAAAAAACGTTTAAAGTGGAGCTGTTGAACCCAGAGGGAGGAG CCAGCTTGGGAATTGCATCCCACATCGTTGTGACTATTGAGGCTTCTGATGATGCTCATGGCGTCTTTGAGTTCAGTACTGAGTCACTCTCGGTAAATGGAACTGAGCCTGAAGATGGAGATAGCAATATTATGTTGCAG GTTGTGAGAACTCATGGGGCCCTGTCTGAGGTGACTCTGTATTGGGTCATAGTCTGTGATCTTACAGAAGACCTGGTCTCTGCATATGGGAATGTAACATTTGATGTTGGCCAAGTGAGAGCAAATATTACCATACAAGTTTCTCCTGACAACGTGCCTGAACTGGATcaggtgttttcagttttgatcaTCAATGTGTCCGGTGGTCGTCTTGGAAATCACACTAATGCAACATTAACAGTTTTAGCTAATGATGATCCATATGGACTGTTCATCTTTTCTGAGAGAAACAGACCAATAAAAGttgaggaagaaacaaaaaatatctcccTGACAATAGTAAGGCTTGGTGGTCTTCTTGGTACAGTAGTGGTTACATACAGAACTTTAGGTGATGATGAAAAGTCACCCTTTCTTCCACCTGATGTTGTTAGAGCAATACAAGGAGAAGATTATATACCCATTACTGGTTATGTGATCTTCGCAGCCAATGAAAGCGAAGCCACAATATCTTTGCCTATTTTGGATGATTATGATCCTGAGAGGTCAGAATCTGTTTTTGTGGAGCTAAACAATACTGTTTTGATCGACAAAGTACAGGATCGGCCAA ttgtAAATTCTCCTCGTCTTGGATCAGTGGGTGAGACTATAGCTCATGTAATTATCAATGCCAATGATGATGCTTTTGGAACACTTCAGCTTTCAGCTTCAGCTGTGCGAGTTGCTGAAAATTATGTTGGACCAATCATTAACGTGACCAGAACTGGGGGAatttttgcagatgtttctgtgaaattcaAAGCTATGCCAATAACTGCAACAGCTG GTGAGGACTACAGTGTAGCCTCATCAGATGTTGTCTTACTAGAAGGAGAAACAAGTAAAGCTGTGCCAATTTATATAATTAATGATATCAATCCTGAAGTTGAGGAGTCCTTTTATGTTCAGCTGCTGAATCAAACGACAGGAGGAGCCTTGCTTGGATCTTTGACGAGGGCAGTCATAACCATTGAGGCTTCTGATGACCCGTTTGGATCCTTTG TGTTCCAGATGACCGAATTTACTGTGGAGGAGCCTGAATCTGGATCAGTACCCATAAATCTGCCAGTAATCCGCAATGCTGGGACACTTGGTAACGTTACTGTTGAGTGGGTTGCTACCATTGGTGGACACCCTGCTGATGAGGACTTGCAGGTTGCCTCAGGCAATATTACTTTTGCCCCTGGGGAAGCCTTTCAGATGCTACTATTGGAAATCCTGGCTGATGATGTTCCAGAAATAGAAGAA aTTGTCCGTGTAGAATTAACTCAGGCCTCCAATGGTGGTGCTATTGGGTTAGATGGCGTGGCAAGTATTATAATACCTGCCAATGATAATCCTTATggcacagttttctttcatcaaTCCTTATATCGAGTTCAGGAGCCACTAGAAAGAAATTTGCTGGCAAACATAACAGTCAGGCGAAG TGAGGGAAGATTTGGTCAGCTGCAGATTTTCTACAGCACTTCTGAGACTGACGTTGTAGCTCTTGCTGTGGAGCAAGGTCAGGATATCCTGGCCTACTACGAGCCTCCTGTACAAGGAATTCCTGACAAACCATCCAAGACCAGAGTGAATGTGTCAGCAGCAAGTGACCCTGTGTATTCCTGTGCAGCTCAGTGCCTAAAAGAACAAGCATGTTCAGCCTTTAcattttccagtgcctcagGGATTCCTCTCTGCCTTTGGCTGACGTCAGATATCAGCCCATTAACTAACAACACTTCAGGGTTCCGGACCTGA